In Erigeron canadensis isolate Cc75 chromosome 6, C_canadensis_v1, whole genome shotgun sequence, the following are encoded in one genomic region:
- the LOC122604409 gene encoding uncharacterized protein LOC122604409, whose protein sequence is MDAHQKVESVEKWPIHNRDTPWRLKKPQVGENYVDHHALKECMTYYGLVNGFSIRYEKSTKKKLIARCGKRPPRLEEPTIGKQRKMIMYPATQKGEEAKRPWRCYGKRLNDEASFQVVSMVDEHNCTRNFRFGSLVSYKWIGNQFGNKIRANPNIMLVEIADLVMKKYKCIVTHKQCRSSKNYALNEFEKSIEEHYGMLRSYGDELFSSNPGSTITLNCTRNPDDKLYFQRMYICLKGLKDGWKKGCRKVIALDGCFLKSPNTGEYLTAIGRDGNNHIYPIAWAVVNGLIEAVKDMLPYEEHRHCARHIYENFRKRFSGLHFRSMFWAASKACYPVLFEKAMRDISLTDPLAYQYLMDRNPKSWSRAFFKLHRGCDSVENGFSECFNYVILTVTNKPIITMFEAIRAIIMERQSVIRKDV, encoded by the exons atggatgcTCATCAAAAGGTTGAGAGTGTAGAAAAATGGCCTATCCATAACAGAGACACCCCATGGAGACTCAAGAAACCTCAAGTTGGTGAAAACTATGTAGACCACCATGCTCTTAAGGAGTGTATGACCTATTATGGGCTGGTAAATGGTTTCTCAATCAGGTATGAGAAAAGTACTAAGAAGAAACTGATTGCTAGATGTGGTAAGAGACCACCAAGGTTGGAAGAGCCTACAATTGGTAAACAAAGAAAGATGATTATGTACCCTGCTACTCAGAAAGGAGAGGAGGCCAAGCGTCCATGGAGGTGCTATGGGAAGAGATTGAATGATGAAGCATCTTTTCAAGTTGTGTCAATGGTGGATGAGCATAATTGCACCAGAAACTTCAGATTTGGGTCACTTGTAAGTTATAAGTGGATAGGGAATCAGTTTGGGAACAAGATCAGGGCAAATCCAAATATTATGTTAGTAGAAATTGCTGACCTTGTAATGAAGAAGTACAAGTGCATTGTAACTCATAAGCAATGCAGGTCCTCCAAGAATTATGCTTTGAATGAATTTGAAAAGTCCATTGAAGAACATTATGGTATGTTGAGATCATATGGGGATGAGTTGTTCTCATCCAATCCTGGTTCTACTATCACACTTAACTGTACTAGAAATCCAGATGATAAACTTTACTTTCAAAGGATGTACATTTGTTTGAAGGGTTTAAAAGATGGATGGAAGAAGGGTTGTAGGAAGGTTATAGCACTTGATGGTTGTTTTCTTAAGAGCCCTAATACAGGTGAATACCTAACTGCCATTGGGAGGGATGGCAACAACCACATCTACCCCATTGCATGGGCTGTGGTCAAT GGGTTAATTGAAGCAGTCAAAGACATGTTGCCATATGAAGAGCATAGGCATTGTGCAAGACACATCTATGAGAACTTTAGGAAGAGATTTAGTGGGTTGCATTTTAGGTCAATGTTTTGGGCAGCATCAAAAGCTTGCTACCCAGTTCTATTTGAGAAGGCTATGAGGGATATTAGTCTAACAGACCCACTAGCATACCAATACCTTATGGATAGGAATCCTAAAAGTTGGTCTAGGGCATTCTTTAAGTTGCATAGAGGGTGTGATAGTGTGGAGAATGGTTTCAGTGAATGTTTcaattatgttattttaactGTTACGAATAAGCCCATCATTACCATGTTTGAAGCTATTAGAGCCATCATTATGGAAAGACAATCTGTCATAAGGAAAGATGTATAA